One segment of Erigeron canadensis isolate Cc75 chromosome 2, C_canadensis_v1, whole genome shotgun sequence DNA contains the following:
- the LOC122589584 gene encoding uncharacterized protein LOC122589584: MLKRMKPTSWNNEVTPPPPPPIINQQHHISIIPTASSRPQPLNLPWRDLPINATGEDYNETCLPLYKASMEGNLEAARVILDNHPHAIRFSLTENNDKLLHIAVLGSESKPFVEYLMTIMSKEDLELQNKNGETALCIAAITGNVEIARILVTKNDRLPHIPDNEGKTPLYIAALYRKEPMVNFLYEASDQMTGEFWTQETRGSVLVKCVEANLFDAALKMVNEDEELVKNKSVLGQLARYPEALYVKRPGIIKRFISSFLAICHWKNIFPDEDSQAMQLLKTILNKMEKLSKDDFDAIIKGPPDDETNQDERSIVYLQDTQEALHLLRAISENIVKMPAKFFSLFRTQPADEKPTPLKDIKPKYSSRVLFLAAEVGNTAFVVEVIRKYPHLVLQVNDDNQSIFHVAVSYGREGVYKLLKEIGPSKDIVIALEDKNGNNMLHIVGEKAKNNQVQNIRGVGLRLNPEIFWFKEIEKMIPLHLQNKKNAEGLTPHRVFIKIHKDQFSKCEEWMKDIASQLMVVAALVATTSYQVVFNPPGGYDDTGVPKFITLIPFNAFLISNCVSLVFSTTSILMVLSILASNYEEYDFMIPLSKQLMICLATVFISIASMIITFLINFFCVYIDFYYWIPSTFTVCAAIPFVIFCVSKYDVLGHFIRGYRMLYQTNVSTTKLHLK; encoded by the exons atgttgaaaaggATGAAGCCCACAAGTTGGAATAATGAAgtaacaccaccaccaccaccacccatcatCAACCAGCAACACCATATCAGCATAATTCCGACTGCTTCTTCACGACCACAGCCGTTGAATCTACCATGGCGAGACCTTCCAATTAATG CAACAGGAGAAGACTACAATGAGACATGTCTTCCTTTGTATAAAGCCTCCATGGAGGGAAATTTGGAAGCTGCTAGAGTGATCCTTGACAACCACCCACACGCCATACGATTTAGCCTAACCGAAAATAATGACAAACTACTTCACATTGCGGTATTAGGGTCGGAGTCAAAGCCATTTGTCGAATATCTGATGACCATTATGTCAAAAGAGGACTTGGAACTACAGAATAAGAACGGTGAAACCGCTCTTTGTATAGCAGCTATTACTGGAAATGTTGAAATAGCTAGGATTTTGGTGACTAAAAATGACAGACTCCCGCATATCCCTGATAATGAAGGAAAGACGCCGCTATACATTGCCGCTCTATACAGGAAGGAGCCTATGGTGAATTTTCTCTACGAAGCATCTGACCAAATGACCGGTGAATTTTGGACACAAGAGACTCGAGGTTCGGTTCTTGTTAAATGTGTCGAGGCTAATTTATTTG ATGCTGCGTTAAAGATGGTGAATGAGGATGAGGAACTTGTTAAAAACAAGAGTGTACTTGGACAATTGGCTCGGTATCCTGAAGCACTTTATGTTAAGAGACCGGGTATAATCAAAAGATTCATAAGTTCGT TTTTAGCCATTTGTCATTGGAAGAATATATTTCCTGATGAAGATAGCCAGGCAATGCAATTACTAAAAACAATTTTGAATAAGATGGAGAAATTGTCCAAGGATGATTTTGATGCAATTATAAAGGGGCCTCCTGATGATGAGACTAACCAAGATGAAAGATCGATAGTTTATCTTCAAGACACACAAGAAGCACTACATCTACTAAGAGCCATATCGGAAAACATTGTGAAAATGCCAGCCAAATTTTTTAGCCTATTTAGAACGCAGCCGGCTGATGAAAAACCAACGCCTTTAAAGGACATTAAGCCAAAATACTCTTCACGGGTGCTATTTCTTGCTGCAGAAGTGGGTAATACTGCATTTGTTGTTGAGGTCATCCGAAAATATCCACATCTAGTTCTACAGGTCAATGATGATAACCAAAGTATATTTCATGTTGCTGTCTCGTATGGTCGCGAGGGTGTCTACAAACTGCTAAAGGAGATCGGCCCTAGTAAGGATATAGTCATTGCTCTTGAAGATAAGAATGGCAACAATATGTTACATATAGTTGGCGAGAAAGCTAAGAATAATCAAGTTCAAAACATCAGAGGTGTGGGTCTGCGATTAAATCCAGAAATTTTTTGGTTCAAG GAAATTGAGAAAATGATCCCTCTTCatcttcaaaataaaaagaacgCTGAAGGTCTAACACCACATAGAGTTTTCATCAAAATCCACAAAGATCAATTTTCAAAATGTGAAGAGTGGATGAAAGATATAGCTTCCCAACTAATGGTGGTCGCAGCTCTTGTGGCCACAACATCATATCAGGTAGTCTTCAACCCTCCAGGTGGATACGATGATACTGGTGTACCGAAGTTTATCACTCTTATACCTTTCAACGCTTTCTTAATATCCAATTGTGTGTCATTGGTATTCTCTACAACCTCAATCCTCATGGTTTTATCTATCCTTGCGTCTAATTATGAAGAATATGATTTTATGATCCCACTATCCAAACAGCTAATGATATGTCTCGCTACAGTATTTATCTCTATAGCGAGCATGATCATCACTTTTCTTATCAACTTTTTTTGCGTTTATATTGATTTCTATTACTGGATACCATCTACCTTCACCGTTTGTGCTGCCATCCCGTTCGTAATTTTTTGCGTCTCCAAGTATGATGTTCTGGGTCACTTTATACGTGGTTATAGAATGCTATATCAGACCAATGTTTCTACTACGAAGCTTCACTTGAAGTAA
- the LOC122590251 gene encoding putative fasciclin-like arabinogalactan protein 20 translates to MALTNSILLLTLITIIFTAQTTTALPPETLTNAIETLSNSGYNAMSLTLSAISDGSLSHHNAATIFSPPDHAFADYGQLSLSLLQIHISPMAFSLSSIRSLPFGTKIPTVDESTFLIVTSSSSNDVVSINDVRITGFPIFDDGSLIVYGIESFLDPNFTVPDSPIQISNVNHCTASFRGSSDNNNIISSFHDAANVLISRGYSVFASFLNLQIGSQSQKESQSQSRLTVFAPSDEVMVEYSGRFPDYQSLFHRHVLKCKVLWRDVMSVDDGTSFDTYLDGFKVKIDRSGGVYKVNEVSITFPDMFHSDWLVVHGIRDVLSLPELFDEIGDGEEDQDDSDDSVGETLVRSSGRMLITAAAAPDRSEF, encoded by the coding sequence ATGGCGCTCACCAACTCAATTCTTCTTCTCACACTAATAACAATCATCTTCACAGCTCAAACCACCACCGCACTTCCACCAGAAACACTCACAAACGCCATAGAAACTTTATCAAATTCCGGCTATAACGCCATGTCCTTAACCCTAAGTGCCATCTCCGACGGATCACTCTCTCACCACAACGCCGCCACAATCTTCTCACCGCCGGATCATGCTTTCGCTGACTACGGTCAACTGTCACTCTCTCTCCTTCAAATCCACATTTCTCCGATGGCCTTCTCTCTCTCTAGCATCCGTTCTCTCCCTTTCGGTACCAAAATCCCTACCGTTGATGAATCTACTTTCCTTATCGTCACATCTTCATCGTCAAACGACGTCGTTTCGATTAATGACGTCAGGATTACCGGTTTTCCTATCTTCGATGACGGTTCGTTGATCGTTTACGGTATTGAGAGCTTCCTAGATCCGAATTTCACCGTTCCGGATAGTCCGATTCAAATCAGTAACGTGAATCACTGTACGGCGTCGTTTCGAGGTAGTAGtgataataataacattattaGTTCGTTTCATGATGCAGCTAATGTGTTGATTTCTAGAGGTTACTCTGTATTTGCTTCGTTTCTCAATTTACAAATtggaagtcaaagtcaaaaggAGAGTCAAAGTCAAAGTAGGTTGACTGTTTTTGCGCCTAGTGATGAAGTGATGGTGGAATATTCCGGTAGGTTTCCTGATTATCAAAGTCTGTTTCATCGTCACGTGTTGAAATGTAAGGTTTTGTGGAGAGATGTGATGAGCGTTGATGACGGAACTAGTTTCGATACATATTTGGATGGATTTAAGGTGAAAATTGATAGATCTGGTGGTGTTTATAAGGTGAATGAGGTCTCGATTACGTTTCCGGATATGTTTCATAGTGACTGGCTTGTGGTTCATGGAATTCGTGATGTTTTGAGTTTGCCtgagttgtttgatgaaattggtgATGGTGAGGAGGATCAGGATGATAGTGATGATTCTGTTGGTGAAACTCTGGTTAGAAGTTCGGGTAGAATGTTAATTACTGCTGCTGCTGCTCCGGATCGGTCTGAGTTTTGA